The DNA sequence AGCTCGAGGAAGACGTCGCTATGGATGAGCATCTTGAGGCGGCGGAGCGCGACGGTCTTCTCGGTGAAGTCCATCCGCCCGGTCATGACCTCGAACGCGGAGCGGAAGGTGGAGAGCTTCACGCCATATTGGACCATGCGGACGGAGAACTCCGCGTACTTCCCGAGATTCCGCTTCCTCCCCCCCTTTTCGAGCATGGCGAGCTCGCGGATGAACTGAAGCTCCTTCGGGTAGGTTTCCGGACCGCGGGCGAAGAGATCGGGGATGAGGAAGCCGGGAACCGGGCGCGGCGGCCAGGTGACCGGCCATCCGAGGAGGCCGATCGTCCATCCCTTCTGCTCGGCGATATCCCACAGCCGCGGCGCGCGGACGTCCGACGCGGAGCTGTAGAAGCTCTCGACCCCGTGCGTCCAGAGAGGAACGCCGCTCCCGATCGTGGTCCAGAGGATCGGCGACATAAGCGGCGGGATCGACTCGAGGTCGAAGCGCGTGCCTTCCTGTTGAAGGGCGCGGAAAGTCGGGAGCCTCCCCTCGGCATCGAGCGGATCGATGATCTTCCATGTCGCCGCGTCCACGCCGAGGATGAGCAGGCGCGGCTCGTCGTCGAGCTCGATCGGCCGGTGGGAGAGCCAGGACCCGACCGGCGGAAGAAGAAGGAGCGCCGCGACGGGGAGAAGAAGAAGCGCCGGTCGCGGCCTTCCTTCGGCGAGAAGAACGCGCGCGAGCAGGCGCCCGATCTGGTAGCCGCCCGCGAGGAGGAGCACGAAGCCGATCGCCCCGGCGGCGAGCACGAGCGCGCGCGATTCGAGAAAGAGCCGCGCCGCCTGAAGGTAGAGGAGCGAGCCCCCGATCGGCGCGGCGACGAGGGCGACGAAGACGCCGAGAAAGCGTGCCCCGCCCTGCCCGGGATCCCGCGGCGAGAGGAGGCCGACGATCGCCGCGAGCACGAACAAGGGAACCGATGCGGCGAGCGGCAGGAGAACGAAAACGAGCCCTCCCGCCCTCGCGGAATCGATGAAACGCTCGTTGAGGGAAAGAAGCGCGAGGGCCGCGAGAAGGGCGGTCCACGCGGCGGCGAGCACCGCGAGCAGCCACGAGCGGAAGGCGAAAGCGCGCATCACGAGTCCTTTCTCTATGAGGAAGCTTCCCCTAGAAGATCGGCATAGACCTCCGCCAGCCTGACGGATGCGTTTCGCCAGCCGTGGCGTTCCCTGGCCAGGCGGGTCGCCTCCGGGTCCGGCTCCACTCGGTCCAAATGATAAGAAAACCGGTCGACCCGCGCGACCGTGACGTGCTCGAGAAGGTCGTCGAAGCCGCGCATGCCGAACGCGGTCGAGATCACCGGGAGGCCGGATCCGAGGTACTGCAGGACCTTGATGTTCGAGCCGGACCCGAAGCGGATCGGGTTCAGGCCGATGTCCGCGGCGCGGAAGTAGGGGACGATATCCGGGACCGGGCCGGTGAAGAAGACGCGGTCGCTCGCGGAACGCTCGAACGCGCGGCCGATCCCCCCCGCGACGAGAAAGAGAACGCCGGCCGGCGCATGCGGGGCGATCGCGCGGAGGATCGACTCGACGGCGTCCCGGTTCGGGGAGACATCCGAGCCGGCGAAGAGGGCGATGCGGCGCGCGGCCGGAAGCCCGAGACGCGCGCGGATCGCGCGCTTCTCCTCGTCGGTCGCCGGTCGGAAGCGCTCCTCGTCGAAGCCGTTCGGGACGACGGCGATCTTCTCCGGGTTCGCACCGAACGCGCGGACGAACTTCTCGCGATCCTCCTTCGTCGTCGCGAGCACCCGATCCGCGCGAAGGACGGCGTTCCGCTCGAGCGCGGCGAGCTTCGCGGCGTGGACGCGCGGGAAGAGGAAGCGCCGAATCTCCCCTTCGTACCAGTCGCTCTCGAAGTTGTGGCTTCCGTAGACGACGGGGATCCCCCGCGGCACGCGGCGCATCCAGGGCGTCAGCCAGAGGGAATCGAACTGGACGAGATCCCACTCTTCCCGAAGCCTGCGCGCCGCGGCTCCGGGAAAGAGGTCGTGCGCGGCGGAGACGTGAAAGAACGGAACCGCGCGCATTCTTTCGATGTAATAGAAAAGGGTCTGAAGCGGCGAGCGGAGGCGGATCTCGAGCACGCCGCCGGGAAGACGTCTCTCGCCGGCGGGGCCCCGGAGGCCGGTCAGCGAGACGAGCGTCCGCTCGTACGCGTCCGGAAGATGGCGGTACAAGCTCCCGATCCGCTCGGCCCCCGCGCCGAGGTTCTCGTCGATCGGAATCGAGGAGAGGCCGAGAATCTTCTTCATGCTTCATATACCCGGCGGTACGCCTCGAGCATCCGCTCGAACGAGAACTCGGTCTTGGCGCGCTTCCGGGCCGCCTCCGCCCGTTGCCTGGATGCGGCGGGATCCGAGAGAGCCTCGCGCATCGCCTCCGCCAGCGCTTCCGCGTTCTCGGGGGGGACGAGAAGCCCGTCGGTTCCGTGGCGGATCGCCTCGACGCTCCCGTCGACCGCCGTGGCGACGATCGGAACGCCGGCCGCCATCGCCTCGAGGATCGTGAGCGGAAACCCCTCCCATCGCGAGGGGAGAACGAAGAGGTCGAACCGGCGAAGGAACGGCCCCGCGTCCGGCACTGCTCCGGCAAAGCGGACGGCTTCGCCGAAAGCGAGGCGCCGCGCCGCTTCCTCGAGCTCGCCGCGCACGGAGCCTTCCCCCACGATGAGGAGCGCCGCTTCCGGACGCTCCTGTCGGAGCCGCGCGAAGGCATCGAGGAGGAGATCGAACCCCTTCTGCGTCTCGAGGCGCCCGATCGCTCCGATCCGAACGCGCGCCCAAGGAGGGAACGGGTCCTCGCCGCCCTCTTCGCCCTCTTCTCTTCTCTCCCCGATTGGGATCCCGTTTCGGATGATCGTGATCCGGCCGGGATCGATCTTCCAGTAGCGGACGAGGCTCTCTCGGACCGCCTCGGAGACCGCGACGATTCGGTCGTCGAACCGGGCAACGATCCGCTTCGTCGATCGATCGCGAAGGCCGCACGATTCCCACCGCACGTGCTCCGTGGCGACGACCCTTCGGACGCCGGCCCGCTTCGCGGCAAGCGAGGCGAATCGGTCTCCGAGCGGCCAGGTCCTATGGACATGAACGATGTCCGGGCGGATCTCTTCGGCCGCCCGCATGAAGGGGAGTGCGCGCGCCAAGCAATCCGTTTCCTGGAAGGGGATCGCCTCGACGCCGGACCGTCGGAGCTCCTCGCGGAAGGTCTCCGCTTTCTCCGACGCGAAGCAGAGGACCTCCGCCCCTTGCGCCGCGAAGGCGGAGGCCAAGAGAAGTGTGATCCGCTCGGCGCCGCCGAACGATCGCCCCGTGTCCACGTAGAGGATGCGGCGTCCTTTCATCGGATCACGCGAGCGACACGGTCTTCCCGTCCTTGCGGGCCGATTCGGTCGCCGCCTCGAGGCCGCGCACGACGGCGAGTCCCTCCTCCCCCGTCGCGCGCTCGGGCCTTCCGTTCGTGATCGCGCGGAGGAAATGGTTCGCTTCGGTCTTCAGGGGTTCCGAGTCGTCCAGCTTCGGGGTAAAGATGTCGCCGAACCGGTAGGCGAGATGGAACTCGCCGAAAGTCTCGTAGTGCGGCTGCACCGAAACCCCCTTGTCGTAGATTCGGATCTTCTCGAGCGTCTCCACGTCGTCGTAGACGACCATCTTCTTGCTCGCGACGAAGGTCGATCGCCGGATCTTGCACGGGTCGAGCCAGCTCACGTGGATGTGCGCGAGGACATCCCCCGGATAGCGGAGGGTGAGAAACGCGACGTCCTCCACCGGCCGGCGGATGAAGGACTGCGCGTGCGCGCTCACGGAGAGCGGCCGGTTGTTCAAGACGTAGTTCAGGATCGAGATGTCGTGGGGCGCGAGATCCCAGATCACGTTGATGTCTTCTTGGAAGATGCCGAGGTTGACGCGGGTGGAGGCGACGTAGTGGATGTCGCCGATCTCTCCGCTCTCCAGGAGCTGCTTCACCTTGTTCACGGCGGCGGTGAAGAGGAACGTGTGCCCCACCATGAGGGCGCTCCGCTTCTTCTCGGCCGTTTCGACCAGGTCCTCGGCGTCGGCGACGGAGAGGCTGAGCGGTTTCTCGATCAGCGTCGCCTTCCCCGCCTCGAGGAAACGCTTCGCGATCGAATGATGGCTCGCGACCGGCGTCGCTACGACCGCCCCATCCACCTCCGAATCCTCGAGCGCGTCCTCGAGGCGCGTCGTCGTTCGGACGTGAGGATAGAGAAGCCTCATGTGAGCCAGCCGCTGTTCGTTCGTGTCGACACAGTACTTCACCTGGGAGTCCGGAAGCTGGGTGAAGATGCGGATGAAGTTCGGACCCCAGTAGCCGCAACCGATGACCGCGATCTTGTGCATGTCGTTCCCTTCCTCTAGTATGCGCCTCTTCCGAAGAGGATGACCGGAATCGTTCGAAGTAGGATCTCGAAGTCGAGTTTTAAGGACCAATGATCGATGTAGTATAGATCGAGAAGAACCATCTCGTTGAACGGAACCTCGCTCCTTCCGCTCACCTGCCAGAGTCCGGTAAGGCCCGGCTTCGCGTCGAGGCGCCTCTTGTGCCACTCCTTGTAGTATTGCAGCTCGTAGAGGATGGGAGGCCGGGGCCCGACGAGGCTCATCTCCCCCTTGAGCACGTTGTAGAGCTGGGGAAGCTCGTCGAGGCTCGTCTTGCGGAGCATCACCCCGATGCTCGTGACGCGCGGATCGCGGGTCATCTTGTACACCGGTTTCTCGGACGCTTCCCCCTCGATCTTCAGCTCCCGTCCCGAAATGAAGTCGTTCGCGTATTCCCGGTGGATCCGGTCGTCGGTGTCGGTCCGCATCGTGCGGAACTTGTAGAACTCGAAAGGTACTCCCCTCTGCCCCGCGCGGGTCTGCCGGAAGAAGACCGGTCCGGGCGAGAGGATCTTGATGCCGAGCGCGATCATCGCGAAGATCGGAAGAAGAAGAACGAGCAAGATCGCCGCCGTCACCACGTCGAAGAGGCGCTTCACGAAATAGGAAACGCCGCGCATCGGGTTCTCGCGCACGCCGAGCATCGGGATTCCGTCGACCCGCTCGATCGTCGCGTGGGATGCGAAGAGCTGAAACTGGTCGGAGACCATCTTCACGGGGACCTTCCCGCGCATGCAGCGCGAGATGAGGTCGATCATCTGCTCTTCGTTTAGACCGCGGACCGCCACGAAGATCCTCTC is a window from the Candidatus Eisenbacteria bacterium genome containing:
- a CDS encoding alkaline phosphatase family protein — its product is MRAFAFRSWLLAVLAAAWTALLAALALLSLNERFIDSARAGGLVFVLLPLAASVPLFVLAAIVGLLSPRDPGQGGARFLGVFVALVAAPIGGSLLYLQAARLFLESRALVLAAGAIGFVLLLAGGYQIGRLLARVLLAEGRPRPALLLLPVAALLLLPPVGSWLSHRPIELDDEPRLLILGVDAATWKIIDPLDAEGRLPTFRALQQEGTRFDLESIPPLMSPILWTTIGSGVPLWTHGVESFYSSASDVRAPRLWDIAEQKGWTIGLLGWPVTWPPRPVPGFLIPDLFARGPETYPKELQFIRELAMLEKGGRKRNLGKYAEFSVRMVQYGVKLSTFRSAFEVMTGRMDFTEKTVALRRLKMLIHSDVFLELYERHTPRFAAFYDNAIDVTCHYCWKYFEPEKFADVTPEEAARHRHHIPDIYEATDRVMAKILRFAPENVSVLVVSDHGQQAIETEESGAVRLIRTENFLRALGLDETIDGVNLASTMHLKPKRGRDLPPGLDAFIRDVRVERTGEPVFGVNIDEIGNFIVTVLPVREVAAERLVVPGRGSFPASEVVEETYAKISGEHSLEAILLVKGPGIRRGALGGDADLYDVAPTALYMMGLPVGEAMVGRVLAPAFEEAHFAAHPPVAETYVLTSPVPEEGGDADDAMLREQLRALGYLN
- a CDS encoding glycosyltransferase family 4 protein; this encodes MKKILGLSSIPIDENLGAGAERIGSLYRHLPDAYERTLVSLTGLRGPAGERRLPGGVLEIRLRSPLQTLFYYIERMRAVPFFHVSAAHDLFPGAAARRLREEWDLVQFDSLWLTPWMRRVPRGIPVVYGSHNFESDWYEGEIRRFLFPRVHAAKLAALERNAVLRADRVLATTKEDREKFVRAFGANPEKIAVVPNGFDEERFRPATDEEKRAIRARLGLPAARRIALFAGSDVSPNRDAVESILRAIAPHAPAGVLFLVAGGIGRAFERSASDRVFFTGPVPDIVPYFRAADIGLNPIRFGSGSNIKVLQYLGSGLPVISTAFGMRGFDDLLEHVTVARVDRFSYHLDRVEPDPEATRLARERHGWRNASVRLAEVYADLLGEASS
- a CDS encoding glycosyltransferase is translated as MKGRRILYVDTGRSFGGAERITLLLASAFAAQGAEVLCFASEKAETFREELRRSGVEAIPFQETDCLARALPFMRAAEEIRPDIVHVHRTWPLGDRFASLAAKRAGVRRVVATEHVRWESCGLRDRSTKRIVARFDDRIVAVSEAVRESLVRYWKIDPGRITIIRNGIPIGERREEGEEGGEDPFPPWARVRIGAIGRLETQKGFDLLLDAFARLRQERPEAALLIVGEGSVRGELEEAARRLAFGEAVRFAGAVPDAGPFLRRFDLFVLPSRWEGFPLTILEAMAAGVPIVATAVDGSVEAIRHGTDGLLVPPENAEALAEAMREALSDPAASRQRAEAARKRAKTEFSFERMLEAYRRVYEA
- a CDS encoding Gfo/Idh/MocA family oxidoreductase gives rise to the protein MHKIAVIGCGYWGPNFIRIFTQLPDSQVKYCVDTNEQRLAHMRLLYPHVRTTTRLEDALEDSEVDGAVVATPVASHHSIAKRFLEAGKATLIEKPLSLSVADAEDLVETAEKKRSALMVGHTFLFTAAVNKVKQLLESGEIGDIHYVASTRVNLGIFQEDINVIWDLAPHDISILNYVLNNRPLSVSAHAQSFIRRPVEDVAFLTLRYPGDVLAHIHVSWLDPCKIRRSTFVASKKMVVYDDVETLEKIRIYDKGVSVQPHYETFGEFHLAYRFGDIFTPKLDDSEPLKTEANHFLRAITNGRPERATGEEGLAVVRGLEAATESARKDGKTVSLA
- a CDS encoding sugar transferase — translated: MRESRAERRRRETRNRALLLVATDAAVIVACFLAAFWFRLLSGFFDTHIPFEPVHVYALLGVLALWILIFGAHGLYRREVYLSVFDQMMGIFNSVNIGVLIILATAFVTKTHYFLERRLVLLIAWALCILLLSVVRVGILRVRILRNQQRDPFRCRVAVVGAGETGLHFVRLARLTMNHVYEIAGFIDDDPQRKGTTVGDAPILGTTADIERIVEEKEIERIFVAVRGLNEEQMIDLISRCMRGKVPVKMVSDQFQLFASHATIERVDGIPMLGVRENPMRGVSYFVKRLFDVVTAAILLVLLLPIFAMIALGIKILSPGPVFFRQTRAGQRGVPFEFYKFRTMRTDTDDRIHREYANDFISGRELKIEGEASEKPVYKMTRDPRVTSIGVMLRKTSLDELPQLYNVLKGEMSLVGPRPPILYELQYYKEWHKRRLDAKPGLTGLWQVSGRSEVPFNEMVLLDLYYIDHWSLKLDFEILLRTIPVILFGRGAY